From the Butyrivibrio fibrisolvens genome, one window contains:
- a CDS encoding GGDEF domain-containing protein encodes MSRIKRYYVEIDSNCQVLKCSNDFLVYIGRKELLNIESIIKDSDINNLKDAISSLEKGDNTLVVFRTVCQDGRLNWMSANVHRSKHDASIIKLDIYDLHSFEIDKAEGYYDEMTGLLSKSAITDHAKRLMEQTNTPPFYFFLMDIDNFKSINDTYGHMKGDDVIVEVAGILKKCVGDKGVVGRIGGDEFLMILEKIHTEPELRDVLRNIRYDVREKYADEDNNYTITTSLGGALFPTDASNYEDMFKLADKMLYIAKAKGRDRYIIYTPSVHGDAKVDTEVVTITQRAMQNRIKNALIMDLMEGFLLNNKISLRDAFNKVIETYMLDTVYIVDKKTGRSNFGISRDGKDVAIDLSSLNPSDYQPLFETYPIKVINMYDLQKANYLKFSEFMLLNSFRIIVVYYMRNVPDGGYLMYVSRVNSNCRFSETDFSDLIYFSRMLELSGKMQTGGPFAE; translated from the coding sequence ATGAGCAGAATCAAACGCTATTATGTTGAGATAGACAGCAACTGTCAGGTTCTTAAATGCAGTAATGACTTTCTTGTATATATAGGCAGGAAAGAGCTTCTTAATATTGAGAGTATTATCAAGGATAGCGATATCAATAATCTTAAAGATGCTATCTCTTCGCTTGAGAAAGGGGACAATACTCTTGTAGTTTTTCGCACAGTCTGCCAAGATGGTAGACTTAACTGGATGTCTGCGAACGTACATAGATCCAAACATGATGCTTCTATTATAAAGCTCGACATCTACGATCTTCATTCCTTTGAGATAGACAAGGCAGAAGGCTATTACGACGAGATGACAGGGCTTTTGTCCAAAAGTGCTATAACGGATCATGCCAAAAGGCTGATGGAACAGACTAATACTCCGCCATTTTATTTTTTCCTGATGGATATTGATAATTTCAAATCTATCAATGACACATATGGTCACATGAAGGGCGATGATGTTATAGTCGAAGTTGCAGGTATACTAAAAAAATGTGTCGGTGACAAAGGAGTTGTCGGACGTATCGGCGGAGATGAGTTTCTTATGATACTGGAAAAGATTCATACAGAACCGGAACTTCGCGATGTCCTTAGGAATATAAGATATGATGTCAGGGAAAAATATGCTGACGAAGACAACAACTATACTATAACCACTTCTCTTGGCGGAGCCCTGTTCCCAACAGACGCCTCCAATTATGAGGATATGTTCAAGCTTGCCGACAAGATGCTATATATAGCTAAAGCCAAAGGTCGTGATCGGTATATCATATACACACCGTCTGTTCACGGCGATGCCAAAGTTGATACAGAGGTTGTGACAATCACACAAAGGGCGATGCAGAATCGTATCAAGAATGCTCTTATCATGGATCTTATGGAGGGTTTCCTTCTAAATAATAAGATATCTCTAAGAGACGCTTTTAATAAAGTAATAGAAACTTATATGCTGGATACTGTCTATATTGTAGACAAAAAAACAGGTCGTTCTAACTTCGGAATATCGCGTGATGGAAAGGATGTTGCTATTGATCTGTCAAGTCTTAATCCTTCTGACTATCAGCCTTTATTCGAGACATATCCTATCAAGGTCATCAATATGTATGATCTTCAGAAGGCCAATTATCTGAAGTTCTCTGAATTCATGCTTCTTAATAGTTTCAGGATCATTGTAGTCTATTATATGCGTAATGTCCCCGATGGCGGATATCTTATGTATGTAAGCAGAGTTAACAGCAACTGCAGATTCTCAGAGACCGACTTCTCTGATCTTATCTACTTCTCAAGGATGCTGGAACTAAGCGGGAAGATGCAAACAGGTGGACCCTTTGCAGAATAA
- a CDS encoding type II secretion system protein: protein MIKFMRNYKNNTENNEEDNKGFSLVELIIVIAIMAILVAVLAPQFLQYVERSRNSTDATNATSIVSAVQTYVADPSYDISSWTKNSKGIVKVTSAGFSTDETGAAVITAALKAAGYGNTSDITCKSRTSWTEYSITFTLEADGSVDIQYGTGSDDFANYMAKGSVSTTKGE from the coding sequence ATGATCAAATTCATGCGCAACTACAAAAACAACACAGAAAACAATGAAGAAGATAACAAGGGATTTTCACTTGTTGAGCTTATTATCGTAATTGCTATCATGGCTATCCTGGTAGCTGTACTTGCACCTCAGTTCTTACAGTATGTTGAAAGATCCAGAAATTCAACAGATGCTACTAATGCTACAAGTATCGTATCTGCAGTTCAGACATATGTTGCTGATCCTAGCTATGATATCTCTTCTTGGACTAAGAATAGCAAGGGTATAGTTAAAGTTACAAGCGCCGGATTTAGTACAGATGAAACCGGAGCTGCTGTAATAACAGCTGCACTTAAAGCTGCAGGATATGGTAATACTTCTGATATAACATGTAAGAGCCGTACATCATGGACAGAGTATTCTATAACATTTACTCTTGAAGCAGATGGTTCAGTTGATATTCAGTATGGTACAGGCAGCGATGATTTTGCTAACTACATGGCAAAGGGCAGTGTATCTACAACTAAAGGCGAATAA
- a CDS encoding type II secretion system F family protein: MPSFGYVAFDASGKQVKGSMDGDSREYVLRELKFKGLTPVKVESQNLLTRDINFEVGGVKTKELAMFCRQFVSISKAGVPIIQNMQLLSEQTENKALASAIREMVTDIEKGETLTTAMEKHKKIFPNLLITTVGAGEASGNLDMAFERMAVQLEKTAMVEDMVKKAMVYPIIVLIVAIGVVGVMLVVVIPSYTDMFDQLGTELPAITKLVVRMSDFVISKWYLIIAVAAAVIIFFKWFSSTPVGQLTLGRLQMKLPIIGDLTQKKACSNLSRTMSTLFASGVTIVDSLDITAKTMDNVLYKNALNETKDAVIAGQPMSLALENTNMFPPMMYHMIRIGEESGSTDEMLEKLAEYYDQEVESATAALMAAMEPMIIIVLAGVVGFLIAAIMSPMVTMYQSLDNL, encoded by the coding sequence ATGCCTTCATTTGGATATGTTGCATTTGATGCTTCGGGAAAACAAGTTAAAGGCAGTATGGACGGCGACAGCCGTGAATATGTTCTTAGGGAACTCAAGTTTAAAGGCTTAACACCTGTCAAAGTTGAAAGTCAGAATCTTTTGACCAGAGATATAAACTTTGAAGTGGGAGGTGTTAAGACCAAAGAACTTGCTATGTTCTGTAGGCAGTTTGTGAGTATATCCAAGGCCGGAGTTCCTATCATTCAGAACATGCAGCTGTTGTCCGAACAGACTGAAAACAAGGCCCTTGCGAGTGCCATCAGGGAGATGGTTACGGATATTGAAAAGGGCGAGACCCTGACAACTGCTATGGAGAAGCACAAGAAGATCTTCCCAAATCTTCTGATAACTACAGTTGGCGCCGGAGAAGCGTCAGGTAACCTTGATATGGCCTTTGAGAGAATGGCTGTTCAGCTTGAGAAAACTGCCATGGTAGAAGATATGGTCAAAAAGGCCATGGTATATCCTATCATCGTCCTTATCGTAGCTATAGGCGTAGTAGGAGTAATGCTTGTAGTCGTAATCCCGTCATATACGGACATGTTCGATCAGCTGGGAACAGAACTTCCTGCTATCACTAAATTGGTAGTACGGATGAGCGACTTCGTAATATCCAAGTGGTATCTGATAATAGCTGTGGCAGCAGCTGTTATCATCTTCTTCAAGTGGTTTAGCTCTACTCCTGTAGGCCAGCTGACACTTGGAAGACTTCAGATGAAGCTTCCTATAATAGGAGATCTGACTCAGAAGAAAGCCTGTTCTAACCTGTCACGAACTATGTCGACCCTTTTTGCATCCGGTGTAACTATAGTGGATTCACTGGATATCACAGCTAAGACTATGGACAATGTCTTATATAAGAATGCTCTTAATGAGACCAAAGATGCCGTAATAGCCGGTCAGCCTATGTCACTGGCCCTTGAAAATACTAACATGTTCCCACCTATGATGTATCACATGATAAGGATAGGAGAAGAGTCCGGTTCTACAGATGAGATGCTTGAAAAGCTAGCCGAGTACTATGACCAGGAAGTAGAATCCGCAACTGCAGCTCTTATGGCAGCTATGGAACCTATGATCATCATAGTCCTTGCAGGAGTAGTAGGCTTCCTTATTGCAGCTATTATGTCACCAATGGTGACCATGTATCAGTCACTTGATAATCTATAA